In Halorhabdus rudnickae, the following proteins share a genomic window:
- the idsA3 gene encoding geranylfarnesyl diphosphate synthase, producing MTDTDDPAAIMEAIEWRRGQVNEAIPENLPVVEPKKLYEASRYLLDAGGKRLRPTILLLAAESLADVAPQGESYREFPAADGPIDMMSAAVSIEIIQSFTLIHDDIMDDDDMRRGVPAVHREFDLSTAILAGDTLYAKAFENMLETGATGDRSVRALSELATTCTQICEGQSMDIEFETDEGVTTEDYLEMVELKTAVLYAAAASIPAVLMGKDDHIDALYQYGLNIGRGFQIQDDLLDLTTPSEKLGKQRGSDLVENKRTIITVHARQQGVDVDGLVPEDDVEAVEEETIEEAVAQLEEAGSIDFARETAEELIQDGKDNLEVLPDNEARDLLEGIADFLIEREY from the coding sequence ATGACGGACACCGACGACCCGGCTGCGATCATGGAGGCCATCGAGTGGCGCCGCGGGCAAGTCAACGAGGCCATTCCGGAGAACCTGCCGGTCGTCGAGCCCAAGAAACTCTACGAGGCCTCGCGGTACCTGCTGGACGCGGGTGGCAAACGACTCCGCCCGACGATCCTGCTACTCGCAGCTGAATCGCTGGCCGACGTGGCCCCGCAGGGTGAATCCTATCGGGAGTTCCCGGCGGCCGACGGGCCGATCGACATGATGTCCGCCGCGGTGAGCATCGAGATCATCCAGTCGTTTACCCTCATCCACGACGACATCATGGACGACGACGACATGCGCCGGGGCGTTCCGGCCGTCCACCGGGAGTTCGACCTCTCGACGGCGATTCTGGCAGGTGACACACTCTACGCGAAGGCCTTCGAAAATATGCTCGAGACGGGGGCGACCGGCGATCGCTCGGTTCGAGCGCTATCGGAACTGGCGACGACCTGCACGCAGATCTGTGAAGGCCAGTCGATGGACATCGAGTTCGAGACCGACGAGGGAGTCACGACCGAAGACTACCTCGAGATGGTCGAACTCAAGACCGCCGTTCTCTATGCCGCCGCTGCATCCATTCCCGCAGTTCTCATGGGGAAGGACGACCACATCGACGCCCTCTATCAGTACGGCCTCAACATCGGCCGCGGGTTCCAGATTCAGGACGACCTGCTCGATCTAACGACCCCATCCGAAAAGCTGGGCAAACAGCGCGGTAGCGACCTCGTCGAAAACAAGCGGACGATCATCACCGTCCACGCCCGCCAGCAGGGCGTCGACGTGGATGGCCTCGTCCCCGAGGACGACGTGGAAGCAGTCGAAGAGGAAACCATCGAGGAGGCGGTCGCACAACTCGAGGAGGCGGGCAGTATCGACTTCGCCCGCGAGACCGCCGAGGAACTCATCCAGGACGGCAAGGACAACCTCGAAGTCCTCCCGGACAACGAGGCCCGCGACCTGCTCGAAGGGATCGCTGACTTCCTGATCGAGCGCGAATACTGA
- a CDS encoding glutamate--tRNA ligase: MDEDLRERVETAAEESALFNALKHDSDAQVGAIMGPLMGENPDFREYGDEIPGVIAPVVERVNGLSTDAKRDRLGELAPERLEELDADDEEDEHALPDLPNAEEYDEIRMRVAPNPNGPWHIGHARMAAVVGTYKDRYDGYFVCRFDDTDPETKRPDLEAYDEILDAIEYLGFTPNRVLKASDRLETYYAYARDLIDLGGAYTCSCPAEDFSELKNNGEACPHRDKDPETVRDEFQGMVDGLYSPGEMVLRVKTDIKHKNPALRDWVAFRLIDTPHPRTTAEDYRCWPMLDFQSGVDDHLTGVTHIIRGIDLQDSAKRQQFVYDYFNWEYPEVIHWGHVQVEAYDVPMSTSTIKELIDDGELDGWDDPRAPTIASLRRRGIRGEAIVDAMTQLGTSTSNVDLAMSAIYANNRELIDDEADRAFFVRDGVEMSLSGGPERGQPPVHPEHEERGKRTIPVGSAVLIENEDLPPEGERVWLKGYGCVRRSDENAFEFTDDDIDVVREGDVDVIHWVPATRSVPARLRTTEGDVTGHVEPGVLTYDDGEMVQFVRVGFARLDAVPESTDPADLGEDDELIAYFAHP, encoded by the coding sequence ATGGACGAAGACCTTCGTGAACGCGTCGAAACAGCCGCCGAGGAGAGCGCGCTGTTCAACGCCTTGAAACACGACAGCGACGCCCAGGTCGGAGCTATCATGGGCCCGCTGATGGGCGAGAACCCCGACTTCCGTGAGTACGGTGACGAGATTCCGGGAGTCATCGCTCCCGTTGTCGAGCGGGTCAACGGGCTTTCGACCGATGCAAAACGTGATCGACTTGGAGAACTCGCGCCCGAACGGCTCGAGGAACTCGACGCCGATGACGAGGAGGACGAACACGCGTTACCCGACCTTCCTAACGCCGAGGAGTACGACGAGATCCGGATGCGCGTGGCCCCCAATCCGAACGGCCCCTGGCATATCGGTCACGCCCGGATGGCCGCCGTCGTCGGCACCTACAAGGACCGCTACGACGGGTACTTCGTCTGTCGGTTCGACGATACTGACCCCGAGACCAAGCGCCCGGATCTGGAGGCCTACGACGAGATTCTCGATGCTATAGAGTACCTGGGATTCACCCCGAATCGGGTGCTAAAGGCCAGCGATCGCCTGGAAACCTACTACGCCTACGCGCGGGACCTCATCGATCTCGGCGGAGCCTACACCTGCTCGTGTCCCGCCGAGGACTTCTCAGAACTGAAGAACAACGGGGAAGCCTGCCCCCATCGGGACAAGGATCCCGAAACAGTTCGTGACGAGTTCCAGGGCATGGTCGACGGGCTGTACAGTCCCGGCGAGATGGTCCTGCGGGTCAAAACCGACATCAAACACAAGAATCCCGCACTGCGGGACTGGGTTGCCTTCCGTCTCATCGACACGCCCCACCCCCGCACGACAGCCGAGGACTATCGTTGCTGGCCAATGTTGGACTTCCAGAGTGGCGTCGACGACCACCTCACCGGCGTCACACACATCATCCGCGGGATCGACCTACAGGATTCGGCAAAGCGCCAGCAGTTCGTCTACGACTACTTCAACTGGGAGTACCCCGAGGTCATCCACTGGGGGCACGTCCAGGTCGAGGCCTACGACGTGCCAATGAGTACCTCGACGATCAAGGAGCTAATCGACGACGGCGAACTCGACGGCTGGGACGACCCCCGAGCACCGACGATCGCCAGCCTCCGGCGCCGCGGAATTCGTGGGGAAGCCATCGTCGACGCCATGACCCAACTCGGGACCTCGACCAGCAACGTCGACCTGGCTATGTCCGCTATCTACGCGAACAACCGCGAGTTGATCGACGACGAGGCCGATCGGGCCTTCTTCGTCCGGGACGGCGTCGAGATGAGCCTCTCCGGCGGCCCCGAACGCGGCCAGCCCCCGGTCCACCCCGAACACGAGGAACGCGGCAAGCGAACGATCCCCGTCGGCTCGGCGGTGCTGATCGAAAACGAAGACCTTCCCCCTGAAGGCGAGCGAGTCTGGCTGAAGGGCTATGGCTGCGTTCGCCGGAGTGATGAGAACGCGTTCGAGTTCACTGACGACGACATCGACGTCGTCCGGGAAGGCGACGTCGACGTTATTCACTGGGTACCTGCGACGAGGAGCGTCCCTGCACGACTGCGGACGACCGAAGGTGACGTCACTGGTCACGTCGAACCGGGTGTGCTCACTTACGACGACGGCGAAATGGTCCAGTTCGTCCGCGTCGGCTTCGCCCGCCTCGATGCCGTGCCCGAATCGACCGACCCGGCGGATCTCGGTGAAGACGACGAACTCATCGCCTACTTCGCGCATCCGTGA
- a CDS encoding phosphoenolpyruvate hydrolase family protein, with translation MKFTRQESLDRLQETVSNGEPIIGAGAGTGISAKFAERGGVDLLIIYNSGRYRMNGRGSLAGLLPYGDANEIVVEMGHEVLPVVEDTPVLAGVNGTDPFREMDVFIEELKRRGFSGVQNFPTVGLIDADSGFRQNLEETGMGYDKEIDMIQEAAEQDMLTCPYVFTEEQAREMAEVGADVIVSHMGLTTSGDIGAETALDLDAAADRVQAHHDAATAVDDDVMVICHGGPIAWPEDARYVLENTEGVVGFFGASSIERLPTEEAIENQAREFKEIDL, from the coding sequence ATGAAATTTACGCGTCAGGAGTCTCTGGACCGACTCCAGGAAACAGTATCGAACGGCGAACCGATCATCGGTGCGGGCGCAGGCACCGGCATCTCAGCGAAATTCGCAGAACGTGGTGGCGTAGACCTGTTGATTATTTATAATTCCGGGCGGTATCGGATGAACGGACGGGGATCACTGGCAGGCCTGTTGCCGTACGGCGATGCCAACGAGATAGTTGTCGAGATGGGCCACGAAGTCCTCCCTGTTGTCGAGGATACACCAGTTCTCGCGGGCGTCAACGGGACCGACCCCTTCCGGGAGATGGACGTTTTCATCGAGGAGCTGAAACGCCGCGGGTTCTCGGGCGTCCAGAACTTTCCGACGGTCGGACTCATCGATGCTGACAGCGGGTTCCGACAGAACCTGGAGGAGACAGGCATGGGGTACGACAAAGAAATCGACATGATCCAGGAAGCAGCCGAACAGGACATGTTGACCTGCCCGTACGTCTTCACCGAAGAGCAAGCCCGCGAGATGGCTGAGGTCGGCGCTGACGTGATCGTCTCACATATGGGTTTGACGACGTCAGGAGATATCGGGGCAGAAACGGCACTGGACCTCGATGCTGCGGCGGATCGAGTCCAGGCCCATCACGACGCTGCCACGGCAGTCGACGATGACGTAATGGTGATCTGCCACGGCGGTCCGATCGCCTGGCCCGAAGATGCGAGATACGTCCTGGAAAACACCGAGGGCGTCGTCGGGTTCTTCGGTGCATCCAGTATCGAGCGTCTCCCTACCGAGGAAGCTATCGAGAACCAGGCCCGGGAGTTCAAGGAGATCGATCTCTGA
- a CDS encoding cupin domain-containing protein: MSDHEFFVEPDDVESQLFEWGVLKWLNTPDTTGNERFSAGVVKLEPGKGHDRHTHPDSDEILFVIRGQGKQEVADRTREIEAGELVYVPEGVEHGTVNTGWEPLLLLAVYAPPGPEEVLGNHPDCETVPPGKLPLAENVEKNS, translated from the coding sequence ATGTCCGACCACGAATTCTTCGTCGAACCGGACGACGTCGAGAGTCAGTTGTTCGAGTGGGGCGTACTGAAGTGGTTGAACACTCCGGATACGACTGGCAATGAGCGATTCAGTGCGGGCGTCGTCAAGCTCGAGCCCGGAAAGGGCCACGACAGACACACCCATCCAGACAGCGACGAGATCCTCTTTGTCATCCGTGGCCAAGGCAAACAGGAAGTCGCTGACCGGACCCGTGAGATCGAAGCCGGAGAGCTAGTGTACGTCCCCGAAGGAGTCGAACATGGCACCGTCAATACAGGCTGGGAACCGCTGTTGTTGCTTGCGGTCTACGCGCCGCCCGGTCCCGAAGAAGTCCTCGGAAACCATCCCGACTGTGAAACCGTGCCACCGGGGAAACTCCCGCTTGCGGAGAACGTCGAGAAGAACTCATGA
- a CDS encoding Tm-1-like ATP-binding domain-containing protein codes for MSVVIVGTLDTKGEEIGFARDILESEGVGVHLLDTGVVDDPQIDPDTKASEVAEAAGTRLEHLRDDAARGEAMEAMGEGAAIIVQRMHEDGELDGVLGLGGSGNTSIATTAMRRLPVGVPKVMVSTMASGDTEPYVGAKDVMMLYSVADIEGLNQLSRKVIANAALAMVGMVKNQPDVTIEERPTIGITMFGVTTPCVQAAREYLEDRGYETVVFHATGTGGQAMENLIRQGVIDGVLDVTTTEWADELVGGVLSAGPERLDAGAETGTPQVVSTGALDMVNFGPRDSVPETFEDRQFHIHNPQVTLMRTTPEENAKLGEIVAEKLSTASGPTAVYLPLDGVSMIDVAGEDFYDPDADEALFEAIRTTLDESIELVEMETDINDHAFAVAMAKQLDEYMQTAGLGPND; via the coding sequence ATGAGTGTCGTCATTGTCGGCACTCTCGACACGAAAGGTGAAGAGATTGGCTTCGCCAGGGATATCCTTGAATCGGAAGGCGTTGGTGTCCACCTTCTCGATACGGGGGTCGTGGACGACCCACAGATTGATCCGGACACGAAAGCGAGCGAAGTCGCAGAGGCGGCTGGAACGCGGCTCGAACACTTACGAGATGACGCAGCGCGCGGTGAGGCGATGGAAGCGATGGGTGAGGGAGCGGCTATCATCGTCCAGCGCATGCACGAGGACGGTGAACTGGACGGCGTACTCGGACTCGGTGGTTCGGGCAACACCTCGATCGCGACCACGGCGATGCGTCGGCTACCGGTCGGCGTCCCTAAAGTGATGGTCTCGACGATGGCTTCCGGCGATACCGAACCGTACGTCGGTGCGAAAGATGTGATGATGCTGTACTCCGTCGCTGACATCGAGGGACTCAATCAACTCTCCCGGAAGGTGATCGCCAACGCCGCACTGGCGATGGTCGGGATGGTCAAAAACCAACCGGACGTTACTATCGAGGAGAGACCGACGATCGGCATCACGATGTTCGGAGTCACGACGCCTTGCGTCCAGGCCGCTCGCGAGTACCTCGAAGACCGCGGATACGAGACAGTTGTCTTTCACGCAACCGGGACGGGTGGACAGGCGATGGAAAATCTGATCCGCCAAGGCGTCATCGACGGAGTTCTCGACGTGACGACCACGGAGTGGGCCGACGAACTCGTGGGAGGAGTACTCAGTGCCGGCCCGGAACGGCTGGATGCTGGTGCCGAAACGGGAACGCCGCAGGTCGTCTCGACCGGCGCTTTGGACATGGTAAACTTCGGCCCGCGAGATTCCGTGCCCGAGACGTTCGAGGATCGGCAATTCCACATTCACAATCCACAGGTGACACTGATGCGCACCACGCCCGAAGAAAACGCCAAACTCGGGGAGATCGTCGCCGAAAAACTCTCGACGGCGAGTGGACCGACGGCGGTGTATCTGCCACTGGACGGCGTCTCGATGATCGATGTCGCGGGAGAAGATTTCTACGATCCGGATGCCGACGAGGCGTTGTTCGAGGCGATCCGGACGACACTCGACGAATCGATCGAACTTGTCGAGATGGAAACCGATATCAACGATCACGCGTTCGCAGTGGCGATGGCAAAGCAACTCGACGAATACATGCAAACGGCGGGCCTTGGACCGAACGATTAG
- the msrA gene encoding peptide-methionine (S)-S-oxide reductase MsrA, whose translation METATFGGGCFWCTEAAMKELDGVESVTSGYAGGHVENPSYREVCTGDTGHAEVVQVEYEPDVLTYDELLEVFFATHDPTQLNRQGPDVGTQYRSIVLYHDEAQRETATAYIEALDAEYDDEVVTELTGLDEFYRAEEKHQDYFEKNPTDAYCQMHAAPKVEKVRERFEQLADPR comes from the coding sequence ATGGAGACCGCGACATTCGGTGGCGGGTGTTTCTGGTGTACCGAGGCCGCGATGAAGGAACTCGATGGTGTCGAGTCAGTCACGTCGGGCTATGCAGGTGGACACGTCGAGAACCCCAGTTACCGGGAGGTCTGTACGGGCGATACCGGTCACGCCGAGGTCGTGCAGGTCGAGTACGAGCCCGACGTGCTCACCTATGACGAGTTGCTAGAGGTGTTTTTCGCGACTCACGATCCGACACAACTCAACCGTCAGGGTCCAGACGTCGGGACGCAGTATCGATCGATCGTCCTGTATCACGACGAGGCCCAGCGGGAGACAGCCACAGCTTACATCGAAGCGTTAGACGCCGAATACGACGACGAAGTCGTGACGGAACTTACCGGCTTAGACGAGTTCTATCGTGCCGAAGAGAAACACCAGGACTACTTCGAGAAGAACCCGACCGACGCTTACTGTCAGATGCACGCCGCGCCGAAAGTCGAGAAAGTGCGCGAACGCTTCGAACAGCTAGCTGATCCTCGATAG
- a CDS encoding NAD(P)/FAD-dependent oxidoreductase, whose product MTDETEHRRLVIAGSGIAGLTAAIYAARANNDPLVLEGDEPGGQLTLTTDVANYPGFPDGIDGTELVNRMKEQAKSFGAAVENGVIASIDDASRPFRVELNDGRVYTCDAFIAASGASARTLGIPGEDDLMGYGVSTCATCDGAFFRDEDMLVVGGGDAAMEEAAFLTKFADTVYIAHRREEFRAEDYWVDRIMEHVDAGDIEIMRNTEAVEIHGSREAGIEGVSLVRHPEGHPKAKLDSDQADEVEHFDHDVGAVFLAIGHTPNTDYLTDTDVELDETGYIRTRGGRGGGQTETDVPGIFGAGDVVDHHYQQAITAGGMGSKAALDADDFLEDEAEAATAEAGVAETDD is encoded by the coding sequence TGACGGCAGCCATTTACGCCGCCCGTGCGAACAACGATCCTCTCGTCCTGGAGGGCGACGAACCGGGCGGCCAGCTCACACTGACGACTGACGTGGCGAACTATCCTGGCTTTCCGGACGGGATCGACGGCACCGAACTGGTCAACCGCATGAAAGAGCAGGCCAAGAGTTTCGGAGCAGCGGTCGAGAACGGCGTCATCGCCTCGATCGACGACGCTTCTCGGCCGTTCCGGGTCGAACTCAACGACGGCAGGGTCTACACCTGTGATGCCTTTATCGCCGCGAGTGGTGCGAGCGCGCGAACGCTGGGCATTCCCGGCGAGGACGACCTCATGGGCTACGGCGTCTCGACGTGTGCGACCTGTGACGGCGCGTTCTTCCGCGACGAAGACATGCTCGTCGTCGGTGGTGGGGACGCTGCCATGGAGGAAGCCGCCTTCCTGACGAAGTTCGCCGACACGGTCTACATCGCCCACCGCCGCGAGGAGTTCCGCGCGGAAGACTACTGGGTCGATCGGATCATGGAACACGTCGACGCCGGCGACATCGAAATCATGCGAAACACTGAGGCCGTCGAGATTCACGGCTCCCGCGAGGCGGGGATCGAGGGCGTCTCGTTGGTTCGCCACCCCGAAGGCCATCCCAAGGCGAAACTCGATTCCGATCAGGCCGACGAGGTTGAGCACTTCGATCACGACGTCGGGGCCGTCTTCCTCGCGATCGGCCACACGCCGAACACCGACTATTTGACCGACACTGATGTCGAACTCGACGAGACAGGGTACATCCGGACGCGGGGTGGCCGCGGTGGCGGCCAGACCGAGACAGACGTCCCGGGCATCTTCGGGGCGGGTGACGTCGTCGATCACCACTACCAGCAGGCGATCACCGCCGGCGGGATGGGCTCGAAGGCCGCCCTTGACGCCGACGACTTCCTCGAAGACGAGGCCGAGGCCGCCACCGCCGAGGCCGGCGTCGCCGAGACCGACGACTGA